The Naumovozyma dairenensis CBS 421 chromosome 11, complete genome genome includes a window with the following:
- the NDAI0K03010 gene encoding uncharacterized protein: protein MAQVITHPIFNYNKDVLKENDKSMWAHVIHRAGELPSKKFDTAFRYEIVEVSYGNITKMRGREFFEKLEKGHSSTRIFLVPSFYHGLYGDCLSPEPIVGYFFFKDQYFRVAKVYFLEVGTDIVISLENGVFDADVPDKLVYLSTVRQLFPPGTNWYLKQSFRIFIFSMESKIGEWGSEYHPPAEEACQDVREEIAKLNKIETFLNLAPQILSKNIKISEEFNEQDSKDRMELLHSVIVEAKKKIHHAKNILFRRIYPGLPPTLFAMLLGIIQTCMKLLSPVLNILFQINTIKNPTISC from the coding sequence ATGGCACAAGTTATTACACATCCAATCTTTAACTATAACAAGGATGTTTTGAAAGAGAATGATAAAAGCATGTGGGCGCACGTCATACATAGAGCAGGCGAACTCCCATCAAAAAAGTTCGATACGGCATTTAGATACGAAATTGTTGAAGTTAGTTACGGAAATATCACCAAGATGAGAGGTAGGGAgttttttgaaaagttaGAAAAGGGTCATAGTAGTACACGGATTTTCTTAGTCCCTTCCTTCTACCATGGACTTTACGGGGATTGTTTAAGTCCAGAGCCAATAGTCGGgtactttttctttaaagacCAATACTTCCGCGTCGCAAAAGTTTATTTCTTGGAGGTAGGAACTGATATCGTTATTAGTCTCGAGAATGGTGTCTTCGACGCTGATGTCCCTGATAAGTTGGTATACCTTTCCACTGTTCGTCAGTTATTTCCTCCTGGTACTAATTGGTATTTAAAGCAATCGTTTCgcatatttattttttctatgGAATCAAAAATCGGAGAATGGGGAAGCGAATATCATCCACCCGCCGAAGAGGCTTGTCAAGACGTCCGCGAAGAGATTGCTAAACTAAATAAAATCGAGACGTTCTTGAACTTAGCCCCGCAGATCTTGTCAAAGAACATAAAGATCTCTGAAGAGTTTAACGAGCAGGATTCCAAAGATAGAATGGAACTTCTCCATAGCGTGATCGTAGAggcaaagaaaaaaattcacCACGCtaaaaatattctctttCGTCGCATTTACCCTGGCCTACCACCAACGTTATTTGCCATGTTGCTGGGCATTATACAAACGTGTATGAAACTGCTCTCACCTGTACTGAACATCctctttcaaataaataccATAAAGAATCCCACCATATCTTGCTGA